From Mumia sp. ZJ1417:
ACCGGACTCGCCCCCGTCGCCGCGGCGGCCGTCGGTGTCGTCGTCACGGGAGACGTTCCGAGCGCGCTCGTATGGGTCGGCGTCGCAGTCGTCGTCGCCGGGCTCGCGATCGGCCTGCGCGCTCCGCGACGCCTGCGGCGACCGGTCGTCGTCGCGCAGTGAGGTGACCGCGCCTCTGGCAGGCTGGTCACGTGCCCGAGACACCGACCGACCGCTGGTTCGCCGACGCCTTCCGTGGAGCCTGGGAGAACGAGCAGCGCAAGCTGGGACGCTTCAACCTGGCGATCTTCGGCAAGACGGGCGTCGGCAAGAGCACGCTCGTCAACGCGATCTTCGGCGACGACATCGCCGCCACGGGCATCGGCGAGCCGGTGACCCGCGAGGAGCACCTCTATCTCCACCGCAGCGGCACCCTCGGCGTGCTCGACACCCGTGGGCTCGAGGTCGGCGTGGACAACGACGCCATCCTCGCCGAGGTCGCCGACCACGTCTCGCGGATGCGACGACGTCCGCTCGAGGAGCAGCTCCACGTCGCGTGGTTCTGCGTACGGGCAGGCGACCGGCGTTTCGAGGACACCGAGGCCGAGTTCGTCCGCGCGCTCGCGCGGCTCGGGGTTCCAGTCATGCTCGTGATGACCCAGGTCCCACAGGTCGGCGGCCGCATCCACCCGGACGCACTGGCGCTCGCCGCGGAGATCGAGGCGCGCGAGCTTCCGGTCCACCGCAGCAAGGTCTTCCTCACGATGGCCGTCGGTGACCCGTTCTCCGGGCACGACGCGCACGGGCTCCTGGAGCTGCTCGATGCCACCTTTCGCTGTGCGCCAGAAGGAGTAGCCGAGGCGATCACCGCGGCACAGCGCATCGACCTCGCCCGCAAGCGCAAGCGGGCTGGTGACGCGATCAAGGTCGCGACGAGCGCAGCCGGGACCGCCGGAGCCAGCCCGATCCCGTTCTCCGACGCGGCTGTCCTCGTCCCGATCCAGATCACGATGATGGCCTCGATCGCGAACACGTACGGGCTGAGCCTGGAGCGCTCGACGGCGGCGTCGTTGGCCGCCACCGCGGCGGCGACGGTCGCTGGGCGTACGGCCGTCACGAGCCTGGTGAAGCTGATCCCAGGCGCCGGGACGATCGTGGGTGGCACGATCAGCGCGGCCGTCGCCGGCACGCTCACCTACGCGGTCGGTCACGCGTGGACACGCGTGTGCGAGCGCCTCACGCAGGGCGAGCTTCAGGGCGTCGGCGGCGTCCTCGACAGCGCGATGATCCGCAAGGTCTTCATGGAGGAGTTCCGCAAGCAGGCCAAACGGCGTGGCTCGGCCGTCGAGCGCTGACAAGACGCGTCAACGGCCGGGTGAGCGACGGCGCCGCCCGGGTGGCCAGGCGGGTGCCGACAGCGGCCTGATGCCGGGCGGCGGCTCGGCGCCCTCGGTGACCGGCAGCGCACCGAGGATCCGGCGGAGCGAGACGACCACGGCCGCACCAGGGAAGGCCTCTTCGCCGCGGTCGAGGGACTGTGCCACGAGAGCCGAGACACGCTCGACCGAGCGCGTCACGGTCGCGGCGTCGGCTGCGGCCACCTGCTGGTCGCGCGCGAGCGTACGAACGACCGCCGCGAGGTCGTGGAGGGTGTCGGCGACGGTCCGCGCGGCATCCCCGCCCGGGCGCAGCCACGGACCGTCCGACTGCTGCACCTCGCTGATCATGAAGGTGAGGTTCTCGGCCAGGTCGGCGACCCGCTCGATGACGTCCGCGGTCCTGCGCTGCTGGGCGACGACCGCGCGCCACCTGCCCGCACGCAGGTTGCCGCGCAGCGCGTCGTCGAGCGCGGCGTAGCTCTCCCGCAGGCGCAGCGCCTCGGGCTGGACCTCGTGCGGGAGGTCGTGCCACGGCGCTCCCTCATCGTCCCGCGTGGTCACGAGCGCGTCTGCGAGCGCGTCGAGCTGGTCGGCGACCAGGTCCGCGACGTTCTCGAGCCGCTTCACGGACACCCGTACAGGCACCGGCGGAAGGAGGAGCATGAGGGTGAAGCCGATGGCGGCGCCGATCGCTACCTGCCCGACGAGCCCCGACACGAAGTCAGAGGTGTCGATGTTGCCCAGGATGTAGGTGAACAGCGCCGCCGTGATCACCCAGCTGCGCTGGTCTCCCAGGCGGTCCCAGCCGCCGAGCAGCACGGCGACCAGCACCAGGAGCCCGATCGCCGCCCAGCCAGGGACCGGGAGGAGATGGAACCCGGCACCCACGCTCGCTCCCATGACGAGGGCAGTGAACAGGTGAGCCGAGTCACGCAGCGAGGCTGCGACGCTCGGGTGCACGGCGAGGACGGCGCCGAGCGGCGCGTAGTAGGCGTAGTCGCCGACCGGTGGCGGCACCAAGTTGCCGACCTGCCACGCCACGGCGGCCGCGACGGCGGCCTTCACGGCGATGTGCACGCGAGACCCGAGCAACGGGTCGGTGCTGCCGGTCGTCTTCATCCGGCCACACTAACCACGGCGGTCGGTCGACCGAGCAGGCGGCGTCAGCGCGCGCGGTGCTCCGCAGCCCCGGCGAAGGTCGCGGCCTCACGGTCGACGAGCGCGCGATAGTGCGCACCGCCCATCGCCGAGATCGCCCGCGACAGCAAGCCTGTCTGCTCGAGGACCAGCTCGAGCCGCGAGCCCCCCGGCTGCGCGACGACCCGGTGCGCGCCGGTGCTCGTCACTCCCGGCACCGACATCCGCCAGGTGAACGCCGTGCCGGGCTCGAGCTCGGTCACCGTCCACTTCATAGGCCGAATGCTCGGCTGCCGGACGAGATAGACCGCACCCAGCTCCAGACCACCCGCGCCTTGCGGCTCGACCTTGATGAAGCTGTCGCTGATCAGCGGCCAGTGGCTCGGGTCGGCAAGGACCGACCACAGCACCTCGGGTGGCGCCTTGACGTCGACCTTGACCTCGTACTTCACAGGAACGACCACCAGAGCGTGCCGACGCACAGGACGAGCATGCCTGTGGCGTTGACGAACAGGTTGCGGCCGAGGTCACGTGCGCGCACGTGCATCGAGATCGCGACCAGGAAGTAGGCGATCAAGGCGGCGACCGTCACGATGCCGACGTACGGGATCCAGATGCCGGCGACGAGGCCGGCGGCCGCGGCGGCCTTGACCGGCGCGAGAAGCCTCCAAAACCGCTGAGGGAACCGGACGTCGGCGAGGCACTCGCGGACGAAGGCCGCCGGCTTGATGCACAGCACGGCGTCGGCGGCGCTGATCAGCGCCAGCACGACCACCGGCCACACGGGCTCCGGGAGCGCGCTCATCGTGCGTCCTCTCGCGATCGACGGCGGTGGGCAGCAACGCGAGCCCTCCCCGCGCACTGCGTCGAACAATAGCGTCGCGGTCGACCACGAGGACTGTCGATCCAGGCGTCGACGCACTCCTGACCGCCGCACACCCCTATCGTCTGCGCCCCGCGGAGCACCACCACGTCGGCGAGCGTGCGCAGGGCGGCGACCAGCAACGCGTCGGCCGATCGCGCGGGCACCCACTCCTCGTGGGCATGCCCGGCGTCGTCGCTTCGTAGGTGGACGGTCACGCCGGTCTCGGCGATGAGCCGGTCGAGCTGCCGGACGCGATCGCGCGGTGTCGGCGCGGCGAAGACGGGGTGGAGGCGGTCGGCGGTGCGGACGAGGACGTCGGTGTCCTCGCTGGCGGCGAGGCCGGCCGTACGAGGGTCCGGAAACGCCTCATCGCCCTCGCCCGCCTCCTCGCGGGGTCGGGTGCCCCACTCGTTCACCAGGGTGACGAGGTCGTCCGACTCGAGAGTGTGCATACGGAGAGTGTAACGCTCATCATGCCGAAAAGCGTTACAATAGAACGGTGGTCGATCCGTCCGTCCTCCCCGCCTTCGTCCTGGCCGTCGTCGCCGTGACGATCGCGCCGGGGCCGGACAACACCTACATCGCGGCCGTCGCACTGCGGCACGGGCCGCGGGCCGGCGTCGTCTCGGCGCTCGGCATGGCGTGCGGGATGGTCGTCCACGTGACGGCGGCGGCGCTCGGCCTGGCCGCGCTGCTGCGCCTCAACCCCGAGATCA
This genomic window contains:
- a CDS encoding GTPase family protein, whose protein sequence is MPETPTDRWFADAFRGAWENEQRKLGRFNLAIFGKTGVGKSTLVNAIFGDDIAATGIGEPVTREEHLYLHRSGTLGVLDTRGLEVGVDNDAILAEVADHVSRMRRRPLEEQLHVAWFCVRAGDRRFEDTEAEFVRALARLGVPVMLVMTQVPQVGGRIHPDALALAAEIEARELPVHRSKVFLTMAVGDPFSGHDAHGLLELLDATFRCAPEGVAEAITAAQRIDLARKRKRAGDAIKVATSAAGTAGASPIPFSDAAVLVPIQITMMASIANTYGLSLERSTAASLAATAAATVAGRTAVTSLVKLIPGAGTIVGGTISAAVAGTLTYAVGHAWTRVCERLTQGELQGVGGVLDSAMIRKVFMEEFRKQAKRRGSAVER
- a CDS encoding SRPBCC family protein is translated as MRRHALVVVPVKYEVKVDVKAPPEVLWSVLADPSHWPLISDSFIKVEPQGAGGLELGAVYLVRQPSIRPMKWTVTELEPGTAFTWRMSVPGVTSTGAHRVVAQPGGSRLELVLEQTGLLSRAISAMGGAHYRALVDREAATFAGAAEHRAR
- a CDS encoding DoxX family protein, which encodes MSALPEPVWPVVVLALISAADAVLCIKPAAFVRECLADVRFPQRFWRLLAPVKAAAAAGLVAGIWIPYVGIVTVAALIAYFLVAISMHVRARDLGRNLFVNATGMLVLCVGTLWWSFL
- a CDS encoding CGNR zinc finger domain-containing protein, with the translated sequence MHTLESDDLVTLVNEWGTRPREEAGEGDEAFPDPRTAGLAASEDTDVLVRTADRLHPVFAAPTPRDRVRQLDRLIAETGVTVHLRSDDAGHAHEEWVPARSADALLVAALRTLADVVVLRGAQTIGVCGGQECVDAWIDSPRGRPRRYCSTQCAGRARVAAHRRRSREDAR